A genomic stretch from Bacillota bacterium includes:
- the dprA gene encoding DNA-processing protein DprA — MLRGAVSSARAVWEASPARMRELGVPEEQIAAILAHPPRLTSPSPHVERAWRLGYRVFSRWDREYPPWLRQMPDPPLILYCRGEVRAEDQKAVAVVGTRHPTTYGVEVTGRLVRNLARAGLTVVSGLARGIDTCAHREALAAGGRTIAVLGSGLDRVYPAENRPLCAHIATRGAVLSEYPPGTDALPHHFPTRNRIIAGLAQGVVVVEAPLRSGALITADCADELQRPVMAVPGPITRKESAGCNRLIRDGAHLVEGVEDILVVLGTEGVKPAGPPEMEPREQLVWDLLEQGSSYDRLHSRSQLAAGDLGAVLLSLELKGLVRRLPGQVYVRTW; from the coding sequence GTGCTGCGGGGGGCGGTGTCGTCTGCCCGGGCGGTTTGGGAGGCCTCCCCGGCCCGCATGCGGGAGCTGGGCGTGCCCGAAGAGCAGATTGCGGCCATCCTGGCCCATCCCCCCCGCCTCACCAGTCCGTCCCCGCACGTGGAGCGGGCCTGGCGGCTGGGATACCGGGTGTTCTCCCGCTGGGACCGGGAGTATCCTCCCTGGCTGCGGCAGATGCCCGATCCCCCGCTGATCCTCTACTGCCGGGGCGAAGTGCGGGCGGAGGACCAGAAAGCGGTGGCGGTGGTGGGCACCCGGCATCCTACCACCTACGGGGTGGAGGTGACGGGGCGCCTGGTCCGTAACCTGGCCCGGGCGGGGCTCACGGTGGTGTCGGGGCTGGCCCGCGGCATCGACACCTGCGCCCACCGGGAAGCGCTGGCCGCGGGCGGGCGGACGATAGCGGTGCTGGGTTCGGGGCTGGACCGGGTGTATCCGGCGGAAAACCGGCCCCTGTGCGCGCACATTGCCACCCGGGGGGCGGTTCTGAGCGAGTACCCACCCGGTACCGATGCTCTTCCCCACCATTTCCCCACCCGCAACCGCATCATCGCCGGCCTGGCGCAGGGGGTAGTGGTGGTGGAGGCGCCCCTGCGGAGCGGCGCCCTCATCACCGCCGATTGTGCTGATGAGCTGCAGCGGCCGGTGATGGCCGTTCCCGGCCCCATCACCCGCAAGGAGAGCGCGGGGTGCAACCGCCTGATCAGGGACGGGGCCCACCTGGTGGAGGGGGTGGAAGATATCCTGGTTGTGCTGGGCACCGAGGGGGTGAAGCCTGCCGGGCCACCGGAGATGGAGCCCAGGGAACAACTGGTTTGGGACCTGCTGGAGCAGGGTTCCAGCTACGATCGGCTACACTCCCGTAGTCAGCTGGCGGCAGGAGATCTCGGGGCGGTGCTTTTGTCCCTGGAACTCAAAGGACTGGTCCGCCGGTTGCCCGGCCAGGTCTACGTGCGCACCTGGTGA